In a single window of the Nocardioides massiliensis genome:
- a CDS encoding CHAP domain-containing protein has protein sequence MHLRTRAAAATALLTVAGLLAAPPASAAPRSTSVALAVSQDAARTTEAVVLRGRVRLAGGGTPGRARVRIESRRPGGAFSTVMTVRTGPKGRFFVQHRPYGARDYRAVVVRDAERAASRSPVRRVAVRKAGRTLPARAQLLRSRLRDATGPARTYRRFGARVAAQPFARGLLVRWGKNTSLVEGAVLTEYTRRGGVRGRLGAPVADVDCQGLDRACLQRFQRGAIYVHPSAPHRVTSVVGERRVASLLAAAQAWSGYREPSYRGGKFSHWQGNRNAWCGSFLSWASHASGNGEAFPRSGVFSEQVAIIRSRGRTHSRPRVGSFAFINYFGNGRPTHVGLVTGIRKDGRIELIEGNVASNGGTGHPRGVFPIVRSPGSVLFYASM, from the coding sequence ATGCACCTGCGTACCCGTGCCGCCGCGGCGACCGCGCTGCTGACTGTCGCCGGTCTGCTCGCCGCGCCACCGGCGAGCGCCGCCCCGCGTTCGACGAGCGTCGCCCTGGCGGTCAGCCAGGATGCTGCCCGCACGACCGAGGCCGTCGTGCTGCGCGGACGGGTCCGCCTGGCCGGCGGCGGCACTCCCGGGCGCGCCCGGGTCCGGATCGAGTCCCGGCGCCCGGGCGGCGCGTTCAGCACCGTCATGACCGTCCGTACCGGGCCGAAGGGACGGTTCTTCGTCCAGCACCGCCCGTACGGCGCCCGCGACTACCGCGCCGTGGTCGTCCGCGACGCCGAGCGGGCAGCGTCGCGCTCGCCGGTGCGGCGGGTGGCGGTGCGCAAGGCCGGACGCACCCTGCCGGCCCGCGCGCAGCTGCTTCGATCCCGGCTCCGCGACGCGACCGGGCCGGCGCGGACCTACCGCCGCTTCGGCGCCCGCGTCGCCGCGCAGCCGTTCGCGCGTGGCCTGCTGGTGCGGTGGGGCAAGAACACCTCGCTCGTGGAGGGTGCGGTGCTGACTGAATACACCCGCCGCGGGGGTGTGCGCGGACGCCTCGGCGCACCGGTCGCCGACGTCGACTGCCAGGGGCTCGATCGCGCCTGCCTGCAGCGGTTCCAGCGCGGCGCCATCTACGTCCACCCCTCCGCGCCCCACCGGGTGACCAGCGTCGTGGGCGAGCGCCGCGTCGCCTCGCTGCTGGCCGCAGCCCAGGCGTGGTCCGGCTACCGCGAGCCGAGCTACCGCGGCGGCAAGTTCTCCCACTGGCAGGGCAACCGCAATGCCTGGTGTGGGTCGTTCCTGTCGTGGGCGAGTCACGCCAGCGGCAACGGTGAGGCGTTCCCGCGCTCCGGAGTCTTCTCGGAGCAGGTCGCGATCATCCGCTCCCGTGGCCGGACCCACTCCCGTCCCCGCGTCGGATCGTTCGCGTTCATCAACTACTTCGGCAACGGCCGACCCACCCACGTCGGTCTCGTGACCGGGATCCGCAAGGACGGACGCATCGAGCTGATCGAGGGCAACGTGGCCAGCAACGGCGGCACCGGCCATCCGCGGGGCGTCTTCCCGATCGTCCGCTCGCCCGGGTCGGTCCTGTTCTATGCCTCGATGTGA
- a CDS encoding CHAP domain-containing protein, whose translation MTVPVAPRASARRAAGSGARRWASATAALALVAPLLALIAAAPASASGAAVSLRINQGDVRGSEMLLVQGRALVDGKAPGRVRIALVARKPGGRFTRVRVTRTGPAGRYSIQHRRAATTQYRARLERPNGSLIASSRIVTVERRTAARRLEERRAAWGKALGAARSNVRTVNRFRSRVRFVEHARGIIAQVGANSSVVQGAILQAYRRNGAVTGRLGAPVGDQHCQLTGNGCLQRFQRGAIYRNPQAPRPLVVVSGHPPARAAYIAVGRSQIGYVEPAYRKSKFNAWMGSNRAWCGFFQSWVSRASGNGDWFPAAKHFDTQVARVYARGTKLRGPRVGAIVFFDNHGYGRPSHVGYITAVHANGTITTLEGNTGPRHARGIVESVRSTYNVHSYWMP comes from the coding sequence ATGACCGTCCCTGTCGCGCCACGCGCGTCCGCCCGACGCGCCGCCGGCTCCGGCGCCCGCCGCTGGGCATCGGCTACCGCCGCCCTCGCGCTCGTCGCCCCGCTGCTCGCCCTGATCGCCGCAGCGCCCGCCTCGGCGAGCGGCGCCGCCGTGTCGCTGCGGATCAACCAGGGCGACGTACGCGGAAGCGAGATGCTGCTCGTGCAGGGTCGCGCCCTGGTCGACGGCAAGGCGCCGGGCCGGGTCCGCATCGCGCTCGTCGCCCGCAAGCCCGGCGGCAGGTTCACCCGGGTGCGGGTCACCCGCACCGGCCCCGCGGGTCGCTACAGCATCCAGCATCGGCGCGCCGCCACCACGCAGTACCGCGCCCGTCTCGAGCGTCCGAACGGTTCGCTGATCGCGAGCTCGCGGATCGTGACCGTCGAGCGGCGCACCGCGGCCCGCCGGCTCGAGGAGCGGCGCGCAGCCTGGGGCAAGGCCCTGGGAGCGGCGCGGAGCAACGTACGCACGGTCAACAGGTTCCGCAGCCGCGTGCGTTTCGTCGAGCACGCCCGCGGCATCATCGCCCAGGTCGGCGCCAACAGCTCGGTCGTGCAGGGTGCGATCCTCCAGGCCTACCGCCGCAACGGCGCCGTGACCGGCCGGCTCGGTGCGCCGGTCGGTGACCAGCACTGCCAGCTGACCGGCAACGGCTGCCTGCAGCGCTTCCAGCGCGGCGCGATCTACCGCAACCCGCAGGCTCCCCGCCCGCTGGTGGTCGTGAGCGGTCACCCGCCGGCGCGGGCGGCCTATATCGCCGTGGGGCGTTCGCAGATCGGGTACGTCGAGCCGGCGTACCGCAAGAGCAAGTTCAACGCCTGGATGGGCAGCAACCGTGCCTGGTGCGGGTTCTTCCAGTCGTGGGTGAGCCGGGCCAGCGGCAACGGCGACTGGTTCCCGGCGGCCAAGCACTTCGATACCCAGGTGGCGCGGGTCTACGCGCGCGGCACGAAGCTGCGCGGACCGCGGGTCGGCGCCATCGTGTTCTTCGACAACCACGGCTACGGACGTCCCAGCCACGTCGGCTACATCACCGCGGTGCACGCCAACGGCACCATCACGACGCTGGAGGGCAACACCGGTCCTCGGCACGCGCGTGGCATCGTGGAGTCCGTACGCTCGACCTACAACGTTCATTCCTACTGGATGCCGTGA
- a CDS encoding LGFP repeat-containing protein, which yields MLTNTVPVARPAARRAPRLRRLLAGAAGMALALTGALPLAAAPAPAAAAPQVVHAKAKFAPASYAVTGPIGKRYRKLGGANGRLGAPIGPQRCHKPTGVCSQRFKRGAIIHDRDAIKKVVHAFGKPQRAAYLAVARAYVGYREPRVRGSKWNEWIGNDRAWCGFFNAWVSRASLNGNRYPKADHYTKQIAVMRQRGTMLKKPQRGAFMFIDRVGNGKPAHGGLIVRVKKNGDVVTIDGNAPHPKSNTRKGRRYVVQRSQDTSQAVMYWRPPGW from the coding sequence ATGCTGACGAACACCGTCCCTGTCGCCCGACCTGCCGCCCGCCGCGCTCCGCGCCTACGGCGCCTCCTCGCTGGAGCCGCCGGGATGGCCCTCGCCCTCACCGGTGCCCTGCCGCTCGCGGCCGCGCCCGCCCCTGCGGCGGCCGCGCCTCAGGTCGTGCACGCGAAGGCCAAGTTCGCCCCGGCGTCGTACGCCGTCACGGGCCCCATCGGCAAGCGCTACCGCAAGCTCGGCGGCGCCAACGGTCGGCTCGGGGCCCCCATCGGCCCGCAGCGGTGCCACAAGCCGACCGGCGTGTGCTCGCAGCGGTTCAAGCGCGGCGCGATCATTCACGACCGCGACGCCATCAAGAAGGTCGTGCACGCCTTCGGCAAGCCGCAGCGTGCCGCCTACCTCGCGGTCGCGCGGGCCTACGTCGGCTACCGCGAGCCAAGGGTCCGCGGGAGCAAGTGGAACGAGTGGATCGGCAACGACCGCGCCTGGTGCGGGTTCTTCAACGCCTGGGTGAGCCGGGCCTCCCTCAACGGCAACCGCTACCCGAAGGCCGACCACTACACCAAGCAGATCGCCGTGATGCGCCAGCGCGGCACGATGCTGAAGAAGCCGCAGCGCGGCGCGTTCATGTTCATCGACCGCGTCGGCAACGGCAAGCCCGCCCACGGCGGCCTCATCGTGCGCGTGAAGAAGAACGGCGACGTCGTCACCATCGACGGCAACGCCCCGCACCCCAAGAGCAACACGCGCAAGGGCCGTCGCTACGTCGTCCAGCGCAGCCAGGACACCAGCCAGGCCGTCATGTACTGGCGCCCCCCGGGCTGGTGA
- a CDS encoding proline--tRNA ligase — protein sequence MILRMSSLFVRTLRDDPADAEVPSHRLLVRAGYIRRTAPGIYTWLPLGLRVYRKIEAIVREEMDAIGAQELQFPALLPREPYEATDRWTEYGDTLFRLQDRKGADYLLGPTHEELFTLVVKDLYSSYKDLPVWLYQIQTKYRDEARPRAGLMRGREFVMKDSYSFDIDDAGLQRSYEAHRAAYIRIFDRLGFDYVIVEATSGAMGGSRSEEFLARLDVGEDTFVVSPGGYAANVEAVTTPVPDPVPFDDVPAAHAEDTPDTPTIATLVDHLNTAFPREDRPWQASDTLKNVLMVLHHPDGTTEPLAIGLPGDREVDAKRLHAQLEPAEVEPMTDEQLAKFPALVKGYIGPAHDGRTVLGEESESGIRYLVDPRVVEGTRWVTGANVAGKHVLDLVYGRDFVADGTIEAAEVRAGDPSPDGSGPMEIARGVEMGHVFQLGRKYAEALGLQVLDENGKLVTVTMGSYGVGVSRAVAVTAEYNHDESGLRWPRAVAPADVHVVAAGKDAEILAAAERAVEEMSALGLDVLFDDRTGKVSPGVKFKDAELIGVPTIVVVGKGVATGVAEIKDRVTGEREEVALGDLAARVRAVVDA from the coding sequence ATGATCCTGAGGATGTCGAGCCTGTTCGTCCGGACGCTGCGCGATGACCCCGCCGACGCGGAGGTGCCCAGCCACCGGCTGCTCGTGCGGGCGGGCTACATCCGGCGTACGGCGCCGGGGATCTACACCTGGCTCCCGCTCGGCCTGCGGGTTTACCGCAAGATCGAGGCGATCGTGCGCGAGGAGATGGACGCCATCGGCGCCCAGGAGCTGCAGTTCCCCGCGCTGCTGCCGCGCGAGCCCTATGAGGCCACCGACCGGTGGACGGAGTACGGCGACACGCTCTTCCGCCTGCAGGACCGCAAGGGCGCCGACTACCTGCTCGGCCCGACCCACGAGGAGCTGTTCACCCTCGTGGTGAAGGACCTGTACTCCTCCTACAAGGACCTGCCGGTCTGGCTCTACCAGATCCAGACGAAGTACCGCGACGAGGCGCGACCCCGTGCGGGCCTGATGCGTGGGCGCGAGTTCGTCATGAAGGACTCCTACTCCTTCGACATCGACGACGCCGGCCTGCAGCGCTCCTACGAGGCCCACCGCGCGGCCTACATCCGGATCTTCGACCGGCTCGGCTTCGACTACGTCATCGTCGAGGCGACCTCGGGGGCGATGGGCGGCTCGCGGAGCGAGGAGTTCCTCGCCCGGCTCGACGTCGGGGAGGACACCTTCGTCGTGAGCCCCGGCGGATACGCCGCCAACGTGGAGGCGGTGACGACGCCGGTGCCGGACCCGGTCCCCTTCGACGACGTCCCGGCCGCGCACGCCGAGGACACCCCTGACACCCCGACGATCGCCACCCTCGTCGACCACCTCAACACCGCGTTCCCGCGCGAGGACCGGCCGTGGCAGGCCTCCGACACGCTGAAGAACGTGCTGATGGTGCTGCACCACCCCGACGGCACGACCGAGCCGCTGGCGATCGGCCTGCCCGGCGACCGCGAGGTCGACGCCAAGCGGCTGCACGCCCAGCTCGAGCCCGCCGAGGTCGAGCCGATGACCGACGAGCAGCTGGCGAAGTTCCCCGCGCTGGTGAAGGGTTACATCGGTCCGGCCCATGACGGTCGCACCGTCCTGGGGGAGGAGTCGGAGTCCGGCATCCGCTACCTCGTCGACCCCCGCGTGGTGGAGGGGACCCGCTGGGTCACCGGTGCCAACGTTGCGGGCAAGCACGTCCTCGACCTGGTCTACGGCCGGGACTTCGTCGCCGACGGCACGATCGAGGCGGCCGAGGTCCGCGCCGGCGACCCCTCGCCTGACGGCTCGGGTCCGATGGAGATCGCCCGCGGCGTCGAGATGGGCCATGTGTTCCAGCTCGGACGCAAGTACGCCGAGGCGCTCGGGCTGCAGGTGCTCGACGAGAACGGCAAGCTCGTCACGGTCACGATGGGGTCGTACGGCGTGGGGGTGTCCCGCGCCGTCGCCGTCACCGCGGAATACAACCACGACGAGTCCGGGCTGCGGTGGCCGCGCGCGGTCGCACCCGCCGACGTCCACGTGGTCGCCGCCGGCAAGGACGCCGAGATCCTCGCCGCCGCGGAGCGGGCGGTGGAGGAGATGTCTGCGCTCGGTCTCGACGTCCTCTTCGACGACCGCACCGGCAAGGTCAGCCCCGGCGTGAAGTTCAAGGACGCCGAGCTGATCGGCGTCCCGACCATCGTCGTGGTGGGCAAGGGCGTCGCCACCGGCGTGGCCGAGATCAAGGATCGCGTGACGGGCGAGCGTGAGGAGGTCGCGCTGGGCGACCTCGCCGCCCGGGTGCGGGCTGTGGTCGACGCCTGA
- a CDS encoding ferritin-like domain-containing protein, producing the protein MSTSLTPVDALQDALAAEHAAVHLLGFLGARTSTAAQPQLAGLLRAGYVLHRGRRDQLVRMLRDRGAEPVAAFPTYDDPRELTSAAGLRGRARQLEEDCCAVYATAAGATWGAARQWALQALLESAGRAIALGAEPATWPGLPERVG; encoded by the coding sequence GTGAGCACCAGTCTCACGCCCGTCGACGCTCTGCAGGACGCCCTCGCCGCGGAGCACGCGGCCGTCCATCTGCTCGGCTTCCTCGGCGCTCGCACCTCCACCGCCGCCCAGCCGCAGCTCGCCGGTCTGCTGCGCGCCGGCTACGTCCTCCACCGCGGGCGCCGCGACCAGCTCGTCCGGATGCTGCGCGACCGCGGCGCTGAGCCGGTCGCGGCCTTCCCGACGTACGACGACCCGCGCGAGCTCACCAGCGCGGCGGGGCTGCGCGGCCGCGCCCGCCAGCTCGAGGAGGACTGCTGCGCGGTCTATGCCACCGCGGCCGGCGCCACGTGGGGAGCGGCCCGCCAGTGGGCGCTGCAGGCTCTGCTCGAGAGTGCCGGGCGAGCGATCGCGCTGGGTGCCGAACCGGCCACCTGGCCGGGGCTGCCCGAACGCGTCGGATAG
- a CDS encoding DUF6318 family protein produces MSPRSLPVWSRRIPRSTSSRRPPSAPTRTAVPLLARPVALVVALLVGLVLTGCGGSEAEPQDTPSAASSPASTGAAGPSAAAAGPTTSASPGATAPLMSPRVAERTTSGPTTRPVPPLPDAATTRSVAGRDAFVEHVIDLWAHALATNDAAPLRALAPRGRCEGCATLTRELDGRAQEGWYVALDGVQVTDLTGPRRVRPQTPATIVATIDIPATYSLNDDQTYRTSNPSHEGAIFEVDVVWRQGRYFLLGYALTG; encoded by the coding sequence ATGTCCCCACGGTCCCTCCCCGTGTGGTCGCGCCGCATCCCCCGGTCGACGTCGTCCCGTCGACCGCCGTCGGCGCCCACCCGCACCGCCGTACCACTGCTCGCCCGACCGGTCGCGCTGGTGGTCGCGCTGCTCGTCGGTCTCGTGCTCACTGGGTGCGGCGGGAGCGAGGCGGAGCCGCAGGACACTCCATCGGCTGCGAGCAGCCCGGCGTCGACGGGCGCCGCCGGGCCGTCAGCCGCAGCAGCGGGTCCGACCACGAGCGCGAGCCCTGGCGCGACGGCGCCCCTGATGTCCCCGCGCGTCGCCGAACGCACCACGTCAGGTCCCACGACCCGGCCCGTCCCGCCGCTGCCCGACGCCGCGACGACCCGGTCGGTCGCCGGGCGCGACGCCTTCGTCGAGCACGTCATCGACCTGTGGGCGCACGCGCTCGCGACCAACGACGCCGCGCCCCTGCGTGCGCTCGCGCCGCGCGGGCGCTGCGAGGGATGCGCGACGCTCACCCGCGAGCTCGACGGTCGGGCGCAGGAGGGGTGGTACGTCGCCCTCGACGGCGTGCAGGTCACGGACCTGACCGGTCCCCGGCGGGTCCGGCCGCAGACCCCTGCGACGATCGTGGCCACCATCGACATCCCCGCGACGTACTCGCTCAACGACGACCAGACCTACCGCACGAGCAACCCGTCGCACGAAGGCGCGATCTTCGAGGTGGACGTCGTGTGGCGCCAGGGGCGCTACTTCCTGCTGGGCTACGCGCTGACCGGCTGA
- the rimP gene encoding ribosome maturation factor RimP has translation MTARTPGPAGATRDRLHEVLAPPLHDLGLDLEAVDLSSAGKRRVLRIAVDKDGGIDLDDVAAATREISRVLDEGDVMGEQPYTLEVTSPGVDRPLTLARHWRRNHGRLVKVTRHEEPTITGRIVSSDDDGVDLDVDGSIERISYAEVAKALVQIEFNRKEN, from the coding sequence GTGACCGCCCGCACCCCCGGACCCGCAGGAGCGACCAGGGACCGCCTTCACGAAGTGCTCGCCCCGCCACTGCACGACCTCGGGCTCGACCTCGAGGCCGTGGACCTGAGCAGCGCCGGCAAGCGCCGCGTCCTGAGGATCGCCGTCGACAAGGACGGTGGCATCGACCTCGACGACGTGGCCGCCGCGACCAGGGAGATCTCGCGGGTGCTCGACGAGGGCGACGTGATGGGCGAGCAGCCCTACACCCTGGAGGTCACCTCCCCGGGCGTCGACCGGCCGCTGACGCTTGCGCGCCACTGGCGCCGCAACCACGGCCGCCTGGTCAAGGTCACCCGCCACGAGGAGCCCACGATCACCGGCCGGATCGTGTCCTCCGACGACGACGGCGTGGACCTCGACGTCGACGGCAGCATCGAGCGCATCAGCTACGCCGAGGTCGCCAAGGCCCTGGTGCAGATCGAGTTCAACCGCAAGGAGAACTGA
- the nusA gene encoding transcription termination factor NusA: protein MDIDMTILRMLEREKEISFDVLVEAIEQALLTAYHKSPGAQERARVQLDRKSGHVTVLATETDDEGNPVGEYDDTPADFGRIAATTAKQIMMQRLREAEDELRFGEFSGREGDIVSGVIQQGRDPQDVLVDLGKLEALLPAAERVPGEDYRHGTRIKGLVVSVRKGMRGPQVMLSRTHPNLVRKLFALEVPEIADGTVEIASIAREAGHRTKIAVRSTVAGVNAKGACIGPMGSRVRNVMSELNGEKIDIIDWAEDPATYVGNALSPARVASVQVVDASARAARVIVPDYQLSLAIGKEGQNARLAARLTGWRIDIRSDDEPTTEA from the coding sequence GTGGACATCGACATGACCATCCTGCGGATGCTCGAGCGCGAGAAGGAGATCTCCTTCGACGTCCTCGTCGAGGCCATCGAGCAGGCGCTGCTGACGGCGTACCACAAGTCGCCGGGCGCCCAGGAGCGCGCGCGGGTGCAGCTCGACCGCAAGTCCGGCCACGTCACCGTGCTCGCCACGGAGACCGACGACGAGGGCAACCCGGTGGGGGAGTACGACGACACCCCCGCCGACTTCGGCCGCATCGCCGCGACCACCGCGAAGCAGATCATGATGCAGCGTCTGCGCGAGGCAGAGGACGAGCTGCGCTTCGGGGAGTTCTCCGGGCGCGAGGGCGACATCGTCTCCGGGGTCATCCAGCAGGGACGTGATCCGCAGGACGTGCTGGTCGACCTCGGCAAGCTCGAGGCGCTGCTGCCCGCCGCCGAGCGGGTGCCGGGGGAGGACTACCGCCACGGGACCCGCATCAAGGGCCTGGTCGTCAGCGTCCGCAAGGGCATGCGGGGTCCCCAGGTGATGCTGTCGCGCACCCACCCGAACCTCGTGCGCAAGCTGTTCGCGCTCGAGGTCCCCGAGATCGCCGACGGGACGGTCGAGATCGCCTCGATCGCCCGCGAGGCCGGTCACCGCACCAAGATCGCGGTCCGCTCGACGGTGGCCGGGGTCAACGCGAAGGGTGCGTGCATCGGGCCGATGGGCAGCCGCGTGCGCAACGTCATGTCGGAGCTCAACGGCGAGAAGATCGACATCATCGACTGGGCCGAGGACCCCGCGACGTACGTCGGCAACGCGCTGAGCCCCGCCCGGGTCGCCTCCGTCCAGGTCGTCGACGCCTCCGCACGGGCCGCCCGGGTCATCGTTCCCGACTACCAGCTCTCGCTCGCCATCGGCAAGGAGGGCCAGAACGCCCGCCTCGCCGCGCGCCTCACCGGCTGGCGCATCGACATCAGGTCGGATGATGAGCCGACCACCGAGGCGTGA
- a CDS encoding YlxR family protein codes for MGCRQRVTKTALVRVVVGAGDRGPAAVPDPAGTAPGRGAHLHPDPACLDLAVRRKAFPRALRAPGGLDLAPLTTYLTAKRSEADTVRQTD; via the coding sequence GTGGGTTGTCGTCAGCGGGTCACCAAGACCGCACTGGTCCGTGTGGTCGTCGGTGCAGGAGACCGTGGCCCCGCCGCAGTCCCCGATCCGGCGGGCACGGCACCCGGGCGCGGGGCGCACCTGCACCCCGATCCCGCGTGTCTCGACCTGGCGGTGCGACGCAAGGCCTTCCCCCGCGCACTGCGCGCACCGGGGGGCTTGGACCTCGCACCGTTGACGACGTACCTCACTGCGAAACGTTCCGAAGCGGACACCGTCCGCCAGACCGATTAA
- the infB gene encoding translation initiation factor IF-2: MAKVRVHELAKELGVESKVVLAKLKEMGEFVKSASSTVEPPVEMRFKKEYGEALKAEAEKKAAKKAPAKKAAPKKEPAKEQGDALTEDMPAEAYPAAEAPAVETESAPAPEAPASGDAATAPRPGPKPGPKPGPKAAPVEEAPPAPPAPVAPTAPAAADEPPAPEAPAAPAAREGGGPTPRPAPRPGAPRPGNNPFSSTQGMGRRPSAPAPGGSADRPPRPPAAREGGGGRPGMPRPNPAMMPKSPAAFGGGPGGRAGGPGGARGGPGGARGGAPGRPGAPGRGGPGAGGAGAPGRPGFGGGPGRPGGGRPGQRGQTQGAFGRPGGPSRRGRKSKRARRQEFEAMQAPTIGGVRVRKGDGEIVRLARGASLTDFAEKIGVDPASLVQMLFHLGEMVTATESVNDATLELLGEELNYVVQIVSPEDEDRELLGSFDLEFGADEGGEDALSARPPVVTVMGHVDHGKTRLLDALRKANVGDKEAGGITQHIGAYQVVTEVDGDDRRITFIDTPGHEAFTAMRARGAQATDIAVLVVAADDGVMPQTVEALNHAKAAGVPIVVAVNKIDKPDSDPTKVRGQLTEYGLVPEEYGGDTMFVDVSARAELNLDKLLEAIVLTADASLDLRANADQDAQGLVVEAHLDRGRGPVATILVQRGTLRVGDSIVAGPAYGRVRAMLDEHGNNIEEAAPSRPAMVLGLTAVPGAGQNFIVVDDDRVARQIAEKREARERAALQAKRRVRRTLEDFMASMEKGSSQELNLILKGDVSGSVEALEDSLSQIDVGDEVSIRVIDRGVGAITETNVDLAAASDAIIIGFNVRPQGKATEMAEKEGVEIRYYSVIYQAIEEIEAALKGMLKPEYEEAVLGQAEIREIFRSSRIGNIAGCMVTSGVIRRNAKVRLLRDNAVIVESTDLSSLRREKDDVSEVREGFECGLVVKGYGDIKIGDVVECFEMREIPRD, translated from the coding sequence GTGGCTAAGGTCCGAGTACACGAGCTCGCGAAGGAGCTCGGCGTCGAGAGCAAGGTCGTTCTGGCCAAGCTCAAGGAGATGGGCGAGTTCGTCAAGTCGGCATCGTCGACGGTCGAGCCCCCCGTCGAGATGCGATTCAAGAAGGAGTACGGCGAGGCCCTCAAGGCCGAAGCCGAGAAGAAGGCTGCCAAGAAGGCGCCGGCCAAGAAGGCCGCCCCCAAGAAGGAGCCGGCCAAGGAGCAGGGCGACGCCCTGACCGAGGACATGCCGGCCGAGGCGTACCCGGCTGCCGAGGCGCCCGCGGTCGAGACCGAGAGCGCTCCCGCTCCCGAGGCCCCTGCCTCCGGCGACGCGGCCACCGCGCCCCGCCCGGGCCCCAAGCCTGGTCCCAAGCCCGGTCCGAAGGCGGCCCCGGTCGAGGAGGCGCCGCCGGCGCCGCCCGCCCCCGTCGCCCCGACGGCCCCTGCCGCTGCCGACGAGCCGCCGGCCCCCGAGGCCCCGGCAGCGCCTGCCGCCCGCGAGGGCGGCGGTCCGACGCCGCGTCCCGCGCCCCGTCCGGGTGCGCCGCGTCCGGGCAACAACCCGTTCTCGTCCACCCAGGGCATGGGGCGGCGTCCCTCGGCACCCGCTCCCGGCGGCAGTGCTGACCGACCGCCGCGTCCGCCGGCGGCGCGTGAGGGCGGCGGCGGTCGTCCGGGCATGCCGCGTCCCAACCCGGCGATGATGCCGAAGTCCCCGGCTGCCTTCGGCGGCGGTCCCGGCGGTCGCGCGGGTGGTCCCGGTGGAGCCCGTGGTGGCCCCGGCGGAGCCCGTGGTGGCGCTCCGGGTCGTCCCGGCGCACCGGGTCGTGGTGGTCCGGGTGCCGGCGGTGCCGGTGCTCCGGGTCGTCCGGGCTTCGGTGGCGGCCCCGGCCGTCCCGGTGGCGGCCGTCCCGGCCAGCGCGGTCAGACCCAGGGTGCGTTCGGTCGCCCCGGCGGTCCGTCGCGTCGTGGTCGCAAGTCGAAGCGGGCACGTCGCCAGGAGTTCGAGGCCATGCAGGCCCCGACCATCGGTGGTGTGCGCGTCCGCAAGGGCGACGGTGAGATCGTCCGGCTGGCCCGCGGCGCCTCGCTGACCGACTTCGCCGAGAAGATCGGCGTCGACCCGGCATCGCTGGTGCAGATGCTCTTCCACCTCGGCGAGATGGTGACGGCGACCGAGTCGGTCAACGACGCCACGCTCGAGCTGCTGGGCGAGGAGCTCAACTACGTCGTCCAGATCGTGTCCCCCGAGGACGAGGACCGCGAGCTGCTGGGGTCCTTCGACCTCGAGTTCGGCGCTGACGAGGGTGGCGAGGACGCGCTCTCGGCGCGTCCGCCGGTCGTCACCGTCATGGGTCACGTCGACCACGGAAAGACCCGCCTGCTCGACGCGCTGCGCAAGGCCAACGTCGGCGACAAGGAGGCCGGTGGGATCACCCAGCACATCGGTGCCTACCAGGTCGTCACCGAGGTCGATGGCGACGACCGTCGCATCACCTTCATCGACACCCCCGGTCACGAGGCGTTCACCGCCATGCGTGCCCGTGGTGCCCAGGCGACCGACATCGCGGTGCTCGTGGTCGCGGCCGACGACGGTGTCATGCCGCAGACGGTCGAGGCGCTCAACCACGCCAAGGCCGCCGGTGTCCCGATCGTGGTCGCGGTCAACAAGATCGACAAGCCCGACTCCGACCCGACCAAGGTCCGCGGTCAGCTGACCGAGTACGGCCTGGTGCCCGAGGAGTACGGCGGCGACACGATGTTCGTCGACGTCTCCGCGCGTGCCGAGCTCAACCTCGACAAGCTGCTCGAGGCGATCGTCCTGACCGCCGACGCCTCGCTCGACCTGCGGGCCAACGCCGACCAGGACGCCCAGGGTCTCGTCGTCGAAGCCCACCTGGACCGTGGACGTGGCCCGGTGGCCACGATCCTCGTCCAGCGCGGCACGCTGCGCGTCGGCGACTCGATCGTCGCCGGTCCGGCCTACGGCCGCGTCCGCGCGATGCTCGACGAGCACGGCAACAACATCGAGGAGGCCGCCCCGTCGCGTCCCGCGATGGTCCTGGGTCTGACCGCGGTGCCCGGCGCCGGGCAGAACTTCATCGTCGTCGACGATGACCGGGTCGCCCGCCAGATCGCCGAGAAGCGGGAGGCGCGCGAGCGTGCCGCCCTGCAGGCGAAGCGCCGCGTGCGGCGTACCCTCGAGGACTTCATGGCCTCCATGGAGAAGGGGTCGAGCCAGGAGCTCAACCTCATCCTCAAGGGCGACGTGTCCGGTTCGGTCGAGGCCCTCGAGGACTCGCTGTCGCAGATCGACGTCGGCGACGAGGTCAGCATCCGGGTCATCGACCGCGGTGTCGGTGCGATCACCGAGACCAACGTCGACCTGGCCGCGGCCTCCGACGCCATCATCATCGGCTTCAACGTCCGCCCGCAGGGCAAGGCGACGGAGATGGCCGAGAAGGAGGGCGTCGAGATCCGCTACTACTCGGTCATCTACCAGGCGATCGAGGAGATCGAGGCAGCGCTCAAGGGCATGCTCAAGCCGGAGTACGAGGAGGCTGTCCTCGGCCAGGCCGAGATCCGGGAGATCTTCCGGTCCTCGCGCATCGGCAACATCGCCGGCTGCATGGTCACCAGCGGAGTCATCCGCCGCAACGCCAAGGTGCGGTTGCTGCGCGACAACGCCGTCATCGTGGAGAGCACCGACCTGTCGTCGCTGCGCCGCGAGAAGGACGACGTGTCGGAGGTCCGCGAGGGCTTCGAGTGCGGTCTGGTGGTCAAGGGGTACGGCGACATCAAGATCGGTGATGTCGTGGAGTGCTTCGAGATGCGGGAGATTCCGCGGGACTGA